In a genomic window of Lagopus muta isolate bLagMut1 chromosome 2, bLagMut1 primary, whole genome shotgun sequence:
- the FABP7 gene encoding fatty acid-binding protein, brain: MRDGEAPVVFPGTPATAVMVEAFCATWKLADSHNFDEYMKALGVGFAMRQVGNVTKPTVIISSEGDKVVIRTQSTFKNTEISFKLGEEFDETTPDDRNCKSVVTLDGDKLVHVQKWDGKETNFVREIKDGRMVMTLTFGDVVAVRHYEKA; this comes from the exons ATGCGAGACGGTGAGGCGCCTGTGGTGTTTCCCGGCACTCCGGCAACCGCTGTCATGGTTGAGGCGTTCTGCGCGACGTGGAAGCTGGCGGACAGCCACAATTTTGACGAGTACATGAAGGCGCTGG GAGTGGGGTTTGCGATGCGGCAGGTGGGGAACGTGACTAAGCCCACGGTGATCATCAGCAGCGAGGGGGACAAAGTCGTGATCAGGACTCAGAGCActttcaaaaacacagaaatcagttttaaaCTGGGCGAAGAATTTGATGAAACTACCCCCGACGACAGAAACTGCAAA TCAGTTGTGACCCTGGATGGAGACAAGCTAGTGCATGTACAGAAATGGGATGGCAAAGAGACAAACTTTGTAAGAGAAATAAAGGATGGCAGAATGGTAATG ACCCTTACCTTTGGTGATGTGGTGGCTGTTCGCCACTATGAGAAAGCATAG
- the SMPDL3A gene encoding acid sphingomyelinase-like phosphodiesterase 3a — translation MEPPGGRAARLALGLVLLCSALRTAAAAPAGPGPRSAVGQFWHISDLHLDPTYHITPDHTKVCSSSKGANASNPGPFGDFLCDSPYELILSAFTFMKDSKQPASFMIWTGDSPPHVPVEELSTKLVINIIGNMSSTIHSFFPDLQVFPALGNHDYWPQDQLPVTTSEVYNAVADFWKPWLTDEAISTFRKGGFYTQLFESNVSSEPLRIISLNTNLYYSPNHVTVNITDPANQLAWLEGILEASSQKKEKVYVIGHVPIGYLPFARNTTAIREYYNERLVKIFRKYSSVIAGQFFGHTHRDSIMVLLDEEGKPVNSLFVAPAVTPVKNVWQMESNNPGVRLYQYDLLNYSLLDLWQFYMDLRDANKRNESNWKLEYILTKAYGIEDLKPESLYEMAKQLSVPHSTLFEQYYNNFIVSYNKTIVCEEGCKICQICAIQYLDYSSYTDCINQEEAWR, via the exons ATGGAGCCGCCGGGGGGACGCGCCGCCCGCCTGGCCCTCggcctggtgctgctctgctctgcgctgcgAACTGCCGCGGCGGCGCCGGCCGGCCCGGGGCCCCGCTCCGCTGTGG ggCAGTTCTGGCATATATCTGATCTGCACTTAGATCCAACTTACCACATCACTCCTGATCACACCAAAGTTTGTTCTTCTTCCAAAGGAGCCAATGCCTCTAACCCAGGCCCTTTTGGAGACTTTTTATGTGATTCTCCTTATGAACTTATTTTGTCAGCATTTACATTCATGAAGGATTCAAAACAGCCGGCTTCATTCATGATTTGGACAGG agATAGCCCTCCTCATGTTCCAGTGGAAGAACTCTCCACAAAGTTGGTCATTAATATCATTGGCAATATGAGTTCTACAATTCACAGTTTCTTTCCAGATCTTCAGGTTTTTCCAGCCTTGGGAAATCATGATTACTGGCCACAG GATCAGCTTCCTGTAACCACCAGTGAAGTTTACAATGCTGTAGCAGATTTCTGGAAGCCTTGGCTAACTGATGAAGCCATCAGCACCTTCAGAAAAG GTGGCTTTTACACACAACTGTTTGAATCAAATGTGAGCTCTGAACCACTCAGGATAATCAGTTTGAACACAAATTTGTATTACAGCCCAAACCATGTGACTGTGAATATCACAGACCCAGCCAACCAGTTGGCCTGGCTGGAAGGAATACTAGAAGCCtcttcacaaaagaaagaaaag GTATATGTAATAGGACATGTGCCAATAGGATACTTGCCGTTTGCAAGAAATACCACAGCTATCAGAGAATATTACAATGAGAGACTGGTAAAAATATTCCGCAAATACAGTAGTGTTATTGCTGGCCAATTTTTTGGACACACACATAGAGACAGTATCATGGTCCTCCTGGATGAAGAAG gGAAGCCAGTAAATTCCTTGTTTGTGGCACCTGCTGTAACCCCAGTGAAGAATGTATGGCAAATGGAGTCCAATAACCCAGGTGTCAGATTGTATCAATATGATCTCCTTAATTATAGCTTGCTG GATCTTTGGCAGTTTTACATGGACCTCAGAGATGCCAACAAGAGAAATGAATCAAACTGGAAATTAGAATACATCTTGACTAAAGCTTACGGCATTGAAGACTTGAAGCCAGAAAGTTTATATGAAATGGCCAAGCAGTTGTCTGTGCCACATAGCACGTTGTTTGAGCAGTATTACAATAACTTCATTGTGAGTTATAACAAAACCATTGTCTGTGAAGAGGGGTGCAAGATCTGCCAAATATGTGCAATCCAATATCTGGATTATTCTTCATACACAGATTGTATCAATCAGGAAGAAGCGTGGAGATGA